The bacterium DNA segment GGTCCTTGCAGCCTTATCCCCTGTTGCCCCCATGAGGACCACCCGAATTCCGAGGTCGAAGACATGAGAACCCGACAGAACGGCCTGACGCTTCTTGCCCTGCTCCTGACCCTTTCCCTGTCCGTCCTGCTGGCCGGCTGCGGCAGCGACGATCCCGCTTCCCCGATCGACACCACCGCGACCGTGAACGAAGACGCCGCGCAGGCGGTGGCCAGCGACGTCGCTTCCGACAGCGGCGGCGTCTCGGACCAGCTGGCCGACCTGTCGATGGCCATCGGCGGCCTGGGTGGCGCGAAGTCGGCACCCGCAGGCGAGTTCGTGCAGGGCCGCTTCCGCGAGTCGGTGTACGACGACATCACCGGCACCTGGACGATCACCGTGGCCCGTGAACAGGGCTTCCCCGAGGGTACGCCGTACCACGCGATGTCGCGCGTCTTCACGCTGCGCCTGCTCAATGCAGCCGGCCAGCCCCAGCAGTACCGCGTGGTCGGCGCCGACACCGCCGTGACTGCCGAGTTCAACATCGTCTCGGGCACCGGCATCCACCGCACGCAGCGGCGCACGCACAACCTGGACGAACTGTCCGGCGCATTCCTGGTGACGGGCGTCAACAGCGACATGCTGACCATCAACGGCACGTACCTGCGCGGCGCGTCGCACAGCCTCGAGACCCCGCGGTTCTCGCGCACCCTGGTCGGCGTGCTGGATGTCGATCTGATTGACGTCACCGTGCCGCGCATCATGGGCGCGAACTTCAACAGTGCCGTCTCCGGCACCATCACCGGCACCTGGGTGGCCGACATCACCGTCACGCGCGGCGACGACTACATGGAGCAGCACGTGGAACGCGAGATCACCATCGTGCTGGGCGACGGCGAGGCCGAGATCAACTGTGGCGGCGGCGCCTTCCGCGCGCTGCTGGGCACCGGCGAGATGCGGCGCTAGGCGCAGCTTCCCGACCCTGCGTTAGTGCGGACCGGCGGCCACGGGGTCGCCGGTCCTCCTTTTTACCTGGTGCTAAATGCGCTCCTTTGCGGTTGCCCTGCGCCGGCGCACGCACTTGATTGTCGCGACCGTCGCCGCGCCGGCGACCGCCACGCCACCCGCCACGCCAGGATCACCGTCGCCATGCCCATCCTCGTGACCGATTTCGACGGGACGTTCACCCGGCGCGATTTCTTCGACCTGATCCTCGAGCGGCACAACCCGCCCGGCGCCCGCGCGCTGTGGGACCGCTTCCTGGCGGGCGGGATGACGCCATTCGAGGGCATCGCCGGCGTGCTGGGCTCGCTGCGAACCGACGAGGCCGGGGCGTTGGAGCTGGTCGCGGCCATGGATCCGCCGCCGGGCGCCGCCGCGGCCGCGCGCGCGCTGCAGGCCGCCGGCTGGGAGATCGTCGTGGCCTCGGCGGGGTGCCGGTGGTACATCGAGCGCGTGCTTGCCTCGCTGGGCCTGTCGTTCAACGTGCAGGCGAACCCGGGCTGGTTCGCGCCCGCGCGTGGCGTGGTGATGGAGCTGGATCCGGACTCGCCGTACTTCCACCGCGAACTGGGCATCGACAAGCCGGCCGTGGTACGCGCGGCGCTGGCCCGCGACCCGGTGGTGGCCTTCGCCGGCGACAGCCCCCGGACCGACGGGCCGGCCGCCATGCTGGTCGCGCCGGACCGGCGCTTCGCCACCGGACCGCTGGCGCGGCGCCTGGCGGCCGACGGCACGCCGTACCGGGCGTTTGCGGACTGGACGGGGATTGCCGCCCAGCTGCTGGGCTAAGGCCTGCATCGGTGGGTGGGAATGGCTGGAGCAAAGGAAAGCCCGGGAGGCCCCGGGTTTTCGATAGCGTGGACGGGATCCGCGAGCTGCCGAGCCTGTTGCGTCGTCAGTGTCGCTCAACTACCGGGCGACAGTAGCCGAGGTCCTTCCTGCATCGTGCAGCCCGCAGGATCCGCTGGCCGCGTGGTCGCCCGGGTGTGGACCCGGGAACGTCCCACCACGGCCACATCCATACATAAAGTATTCTTTAATATTCCGCAAGGGCCATGGTGCGCAGGCATGAAAGAGCGCCCTACCGCCTGAAGCCGGCAGGGCGCCTACTGGTCAGCAACCCCCTGTGGGGCCGTTACTTACCCTTCTCCACGTCCTTCAGCCGCCGCGGCCCGGCCTTGACGATTTCCGCCGGGCAGCCGTCGAGGAACAGCTTGAAGTTCTCGCGGAAGCGGGCGGCCAGGGCGTCGTAGCGGCGCCAGTAGTCGTCCTTGTCGCCCCAGCTCGACGACGGATCGAGCACTTCCTCGGGCACGTCGGGGCACGTCTTCGGCACCTCGAACCCGAACAGCTTGTCCTCGCGGTACTTCACCTTGTCGAGCTTGCCCTCGAGGGCGGCGTTCAGCAGCCCGCGGGTGTGCCTGATCGAGATGCGCTTGCCGATGCCGAACGGGCCGCCGGTCCAACCCGTGTTGACCAGCCAGCAATTGGCGCCGGTAGCCTCCATCTTGGCACGCAGCATGTCGGCGTAGACGAACGGGTGGTGCACCATGAACGGCGCGCCGAAGCAGGCCGAGAACGCGATCTCCGGCTCGATGCCCAGCCCGATCTCGGTGCCGGCGATCTTCGCCGTGTAGCCGCTGATGAAGTAGTAGATCACCTGTTCCGGCGACAGCCGCGCCAATGGCGGCAGCACGCCCTGCGCATCGCACGTGAGCAGGATGATGTTCTTCGGGTGCGTGTCGACGCGCCCTTCCTCGAGCACGCCGTCGATGAACGACAGCGGGTACGAGGCGCGCGTGTTCTCGGTCAGCTTGTCGTCGTCCAGGTCCAGCCGGCGCGTGGTCGGGTCGTGGACCACGTTCTCGAGGATGGTCCCGAAGCGGCGCGTGCACTCGTGGATCTGCGGCTCGTGCTCGGCCGACAGGCGGATCACCTTGGCGTAGCAGCCGCCCTCGAAGTTGAAGATGCCGCGGTCGGACCAGCCGTGCTCGTCGTCGCCGATCAATTTACGTTTCGGGTCGGCCGACAGCGTCGTCTTGCCGGTGCCCGACAGGCCGAAGAACAGCGCCGGTTCCTTCAGCTCGTAGTCGACGTTGGCCGAGCAGTGCATGGCCAGCACGCCGTCGAGCGGCTTCAGGAAGTTCATCACCGTGAAGATCGACTTCTTGATCTCGCCGGCGTACATCGTGCCCAGGACCAGCGCGCGGCGGTCGGCGAAGTTCAGCGCCAGCACGGTCTGCGAGCGCGTGCCGTCGATGCGCGGGTCGCACTTGAAGTGCGGGCACGCGATCAGCGTGAACTCGGGCACGAACTCCTTGTACTCCTGGCGGCTCTTCGGCGAGATGAACATGTTGCGCGCGAACAGGCTCTGCCAGGCGTCCTGCGTGATGATGCGGACGGCGAGCCGGTGCTCGGGATCCTGGCCGCAGTACACGTCCTGGACGAAGATCTCCTCGCCCTGCAGGTGGCCCTGCACGCGGGCGAACAGGTTGGCGAACTTCTCGGGCGCCAGCGGGCGGTTGTACTCGCCCCACCAGACCTTGTCCTCGGTCTCGTGCTCGCGGACGATGTACTTGTCCTGCGCCGCGCGCGCGGTCCACTTGCCGGTCTCGACCAGCATGGCCCCGTGGTTGACGATCTGGCCCTCGCCGCGGAAGACGAACTCCTCGTAGAGCGCTTCCTCGGTCAGGTTCCAGTACACGCGCTTCAGCTCCATCAGCCCGTGGTTCTCGAGGCCGAAATCGGCCTTCAGATCCGTGCGATGATGGTCCGCCGGCGAGGCGATCTTCAAAGACTTCTTCATAGCCAGTCCCTCACCATCTTGCGCTGACCGATGATCAGTTCATTGGGTGAATTGGGGTCCAGGGCCCACTTCATCCGCTCGATGCCCTCGATGATCTCCTTCGACGTCCCGCAGGTGCTCAGGCGCAGGAAGCCCTCCATGCCGAACTCGACGCCCGGCACGGTGCAGACCATCACCTTGTTCAGCAGGAACTCGGCCAGCTTGGTGCTGTCCTTGTTGTACGTCGAGAAGTCGGCGAAGCAGTAGAACGTGCCGTCGGGCGGCGTCACCTTCACGCCGTCGAAGGCGCCCAGGCGCCGCACCATCACTCCGGCGTTGTTCTCCAGGGTCATCACCAGGTTGTCGACGCAGTTCTGCGTGCCGTTGATGGCCGCGATGGCCGCCTTCTGCAGCAGGCCCGACGGGCCGCTCGTCTGGTGCGACTGGATGATCGACATGACCTCGATCAGCTTCGGGTTCGCGATGGCCCAGCCGATGCGGAAGCCCGTCATCGCGTAGACCTTCGAGACGCCGTTGATGACGATCATCTTGCAGTTGTCGCTGCCGAAATCGCTGGCGCACCTGATCGGATTGGTGACCCGCTTGCCCCCGAAAACCAGGCGATTGTAGATGTCGTCCATGATCAGGTAGATGCCCTCCTTCTCGCAGAGGGCCACGACATCCTTGATGAACTGCTCGGGGTAGATGGCGCCCGACGGGTTGTTCGGGCTGTTGATCATGATGGCCTTGGTGTTCGACGACATCCGCATCGTGATGTCGGAGATGGTCGGGACCAGGCCCCCGTCCATCGGCTTGGCGGGCACCGGCACCGCGCCGCACATCTTGACCATCTCGGGATAGCTGACCCAGTACGGCGAGGGGAAGATGACCTCGTCCTGCGGGTTCAGGATCGCCTGCAGCGCGCACATGATCGCCTGCTTGGCGCCGCCCGAGGCCATCACCATGCCGAGCGTGGGCCGGTAGCCGTACTGGTCGTGCGTGTAGCGGATGATCGCGGCCTTCATGTCGGGCGTGCCGTAGGCCGGCGTGTAGCGCACCTCGCCCGAGTTGAGCAGTCCCGCAGCCGCGGTGAGCGCGTCCAGCGGGGGCAGGCTCTTCGGCTCGCCGCCGCCGAGATGGATGACGGGGTCACCCTTGGCGCGCATGATGGCCACGCGTTCGTTCATCTTCAGCGTGGCCGATTCCCGAAGGTCCCTGGCGATCAGACTGATGGTCATCGCGTGCCTCTCCTGCTGCCACGGCCGGCGCTGCGGCGATCGCCGGGCGCCCCCTGGTCGTGGAATGCCGATCCGCGAAAACTAAGCGGCGGGACGGGGAAAGTAAACACGGGGCCGCGCCGATCGGCGGCCCCGTGGATTGGCGGACAGGGCCGCTCCGGATAGCGGCACGGCTCCTCTGCAGGGCTAGCGCACGAGGGTCAGCTTCAGCGCCGGCGCGGCGCGGCCACCGGCCGTGGCCCGGCAGAAATAGACCCCGCTGGCCAGGGGCCGGCCGCGGTCGTCGGCCCCGTCCCAGCTGAGCCCGTGAAGGCGGCCGGATTCCAGCGGGCCGGCATACAGGATCCGCACACGCCGGCCGGCCAGGTCGTGCACGGCCACCTCGACCGGCACGGCGCCGCCGGCCGGGCCGGCCAGGGCCAGCTCGATGGTCGTGCGCGGGTTGAACGGGTTGGGGTGGCAGGCCAGGGCGAGGGTGGCGCCGGCCCGCGGCGTCCCGTCGTCGGGGCCGGGCCCGACGGCGCTGGCGGCCGGTCCGTACGTCACCAGTGACACGGACACTGTGCCCGCGTCCGCTCCCGCGCCCGCCCGCCGCACCTGCAGGTACCGGTAGTTGTGCGGGGCCGGCACCTTCAGCGTGCCGTCGAGCGGCTGCCAGGGTTCCCACTCGATGAAGGCCAGATCGTCGAACCACGCCTTGCCGGTGCCGACGGACGGCGGCTCCACCGCGCAGCGCATCTCGAACCAGGCGGCCGTCGCCGGCGTGGCGAGGTCCTTCCACTGGTGCACCCAGTCGGTGGTGCCGGTGAAGCGGGCTGCCAGGTCATAGTCGCCGAGCGCCGTCTCGGTGCTGCGCGTGCCGTAGAAGCGCGCCATGATGCGCGCCTGCGCCGTGTTGTCGGCCTTGAGCCAGCCCTCAGCCGAATGGCGGCGATCACCGCGGCACATGAGGTGCGCGATCAGGTCGGTGCCCGTCTGCCCGACCTGGCCCTGGCTGCGCTTGATGGCCAGGCTGCGCGCGCCGTCGTGGCTGGTCGAGGGGTCGAGGGTCTCGTCGTCGGTGTTCACGTCCCAGAAGGCGGCGCCCTCGTCCTCGAAACCCGTGTGCCAGAGCAGTTCGCGGCCCCAGGCCACTTCCCAGCCCGCGCCGCCGCCACCGGTCACGCCGGCGACAGCCGCCAGGAAGCCCTCTGCCGGCAGCCGCAGCGGCGGCGAGGTCACGTAGCCGTCCTGCTCCACGGCAGTGAAGGGCAGCTCGAGCGGCGTCACCGTGGAGTCGAGCGCCGCCCGCGACAGGTGCAGGCGCGCCTGCGGCGCCGGGCTTGCGGCCGGATCGGGCACCATCACGACGTTCATGGCGCGCGACTGGTCGGCCAGCCAGCCGAGGATCTCGCGGCCCAGGTTGCCGGTGGCCGGCCGCGGGATCCAGTGGTCGATGAAGGCCGGCGTGAAGCGGTACCCGTTGATTCCCGAGCTGTCGATCTCCAGCGTCAGCACGCCGGTGGGCATCGTCTCGACGTAGGACAGGTCGAAGACGAAGTTGCCCAGGCTGTGCGCGATCAGGCGGTTGTTGTACGACTCGAAGCCCTGCAGCACGTGCGGGTGGTGGTTGATCAGCACGTCAGCGCCGAGATCCAGCGCGGCGCGGCGCAACGCGCGCTCTGAGGG contains these protein-coding regions:
- the pckA gene encoding phosphoenolpyruvate carboxykinase (ATP), whose amino-acid sequence is MKKSLKIASPADHHRTDLKADFGLENHGLMELKRVYWNLTEEALYEEFVFRGEGQIVNHGAMLVETGKWTARAAQDKYIVREHETEDKVWWGEYNRPLAPEKFANLFARVQGHLQGEEIFVQDVYCGQDPEHRLAVRIITQDAWQSLFARNMFISPKSRQEYKEFVPEFTLIACPHFKCDPRIDGTRSQTVLALNFADRRALVLGTMYAGEIKKSIFTVMNFLKPLDGVLAMHCSANVDYELKEPALFFGLSGTGKTTLSADPKRKLIGDDEHGWSDRGIFNFEGGCYAKVIRLSAEHEPQIHECTRRFGTILENVVHDPTTRRLDLDDDKLTENTRASYPLSFIDGVLEEGRVDTHPKNIILLTCDAQGVLPPLARLSPEQVIYYFISGYTAKIAGTEIGLGIEPEIAFSACFGAPFMVHHPFVYADMLRAKMEATGANCWLVNTGWTGGPFGIGKRISIRHTRGLLNAALEGKLDKVKYREDKLFGFEVPKTCPDVPEEVLDPSSSWGDKDDYWRRYDALAARFRENFKLFLDGCPAEIVKAGPRRLKDVEKGK
- a CDS encoding aminotransferase class I/II-fold pyridoxal phosphate-dependent enzyme; translated protein: MTISLIARDLRESATLKMNERVAIMRAKGDPVIHLGGGEPKSLPPLDALTAAAGLLNSGEVRYTPAYGTPDMKAAIIRYTHDQYGYRPTLGMVMASGGAKQAIMCALQAILNPQDEVIFPSPYWVSYPEMVKMCGAVPVPAKPMDGGLVPTISDITMRMSSNTKAIMINSPNNPSGAIYPEQFIKDVVALCEKEGIYLIMDDIYNRLVFGGKRVTNPIRCASDFGSDNCKMIVINGVSKVYAMTGFRIGWAIANPKLIEVMSIIQSHQTSGPSGLLQKAAIAAINGTQNCVDNLVMTLENNAGVMVRRLGAFDGVKVTPPDGTFYCFADFSTYNKDSTKLAEFLLNKVMVCTVPGVEFGMEGFLRLSTCGTSKEIIEGIERMKWALDPNSPNELIIGQRKMVRDWL
- a CDS encoding haloacid dehalogenase-like hydrolase — encoded protein: MPILVTDFDGTFTRRDFFDLILERHNPPGARALWDRFLAGGMTPFEGIAGVLGSLRTDEAGALELVAAMDPPPGAAAAARALQAAGWEIVVASAGCRWYIERVLASLGLSFNVQANPGWFAPARGVVMELDPDSPYFHRELGIDKPAVVRAALARDPVVAFAGDSPRTDGPAAMLVAPDRRFATGPLARRLAADGTPYRAFADWTGIAAQLLG